The nucleotide sequence ACGTGCTGACTTATACTTGTCAATCTTTCTATTACTGATAAAAAGCATCATATTGTctgattttcttattttgcTTATTACAAAATTCTTAATTATTGTCATGGGACTTACAATTAAATATTCTATGTATTTAATACAAGCATTACAAGCAcgtccatttaattattgtttacCGACGATAGTTTTTATGACATATCAGCGATCATGATGCTTATTTCACAAAagatataaattaaaaaattttaaaatgtcgTGTTCTAGCTCAGCGTGTTAACAGTATCAGAAACTTCTGTATCGGAACTTCTTTTTAGATTctttgaaataaaaataatgtgACTAGGTGATTTCAGAATGATTCAGATCTAGCTCAGATACGTTCTTTGATTTAAACGTCTCATCAATAAAGTACATGTTTAGTTATTAATAGGTTGTATGATAGTTCGATATGTTAAATTTTACACGAATTTTTGCCTACACATTTTTACCagccaaattaaattcaatatttcaaAGGTTTGATTGAATATTTCAATGAGCATCATATCCTATCCTAACTGTTTTCCAAGTAATCGATGCTGGAGTTAAGCCAGCTTTATTCTACATTATTATTAACGATTGTTGACATGAGCTTAATAATggtgtattttatttatgtatatagaAAGGTATGTACTGTACATCCATATGCTTTGCGCGCAATGCCCGTAGTAATGAATTAGAACTGGATAACATTCGGTGTGATTTCTTGGTTTCAATGGTGTAATACATGCACATGATTGTTAGTTCATCTTTACGTTTAAATTTCGAGAACAAGAATTTAAATGTTATACGGCTTGAGCATAGGTAGATATTATATTAAACACTTCTTTATAGATCGTGATATGTTTATAGTTAATGAAAAGTaatcttttgttttataaaCTTTTTATGTAGGTAGGTATGTAGGTACTTCCGTGAAAGTGCTTTTTTCATTTCTATCTTCAATGTGTTCTTCGAAATTCGGAATAAATATTGACTGACTAGTCCAAAAATATGCTATTTGGATTTGATTGTTATCGATTGGAAgcattttgttttgaaaattcCAAACGTAACATTACTTGATTCGTAAATATGCTTGATCtcgaaaaatatatttatggttTTTGAATACAGTCAATTTGGCTTTTTATTCGAATTATATTAAGTATCGGAAGGTTTGCTCGAGTAATTATCATTTTCGGCTTAATTGTTCACAATACCAACTCCTAttattaaacaataataaaaataattttgatttcaaAAGTGCAGTGAGTTTTCCTATTTAGTATAACAGGAAACAGTCAACCTAAAATAAATTCGTTCAAGGTTTATCGCAAATTAGGGAGGCACAAATTAGATACTTGACGGCAAAACTTTCCAATATGTGAAGAGTATCTTTTATATTTGAAGCatattatattcattttattctcCAGAAAGTatataattttcatttcaaccAATAGGAAACCAATTTAAATGACTCGAAATTagtaattttcaaatatattattaaaaaagtaTGTTAGGCATTTACTTTAGTATTCGCCTGTATTTACAGTTCagattaaattttaattagttgTAATTTAGACGATTAATAATGAGACTGATTTATTCCAGAAACATTTAGCGACTAGGTAGGTACCACCGACTCTTTAATAATTATCGTATTCATAGAATCTTTCATCTGCTCGTTTTTGTTCATTTAATACTTTTAATTGATCGTTGTTTTCTAAAGATTTCCAATAATTATCATATTTCGGATTATTCTGATGTTCAAGTATACCCATTTGGATGCCTAAAAAATTTTCCTTAGGTAATAAGCTGCTGCTTTCTATTTCTTGTATAGACATTTTGGAAGACCATGTCGGTAATCCCCTCAAAAAGCGATGAAAATTACCATTTATTTGCGGCTTTAATGTAGAAAGGTATAATGATTAGTTTTTTGTTAAGCTCTATGGGATAAATATATAAGATAAAAAATCATTTACCCACTGTGGTAATTTTAGTCCACCGAATGCTTACTTCTTACGGATTTCGTAAAAATGTGAATTGGATTTTGTTTAACTTTTGTTTGTTGACGCATACCATTCCAGATACGGTTACTTCTGTAGCTCTTACAGTTCCCGAGATTCGGCTTCAatacagacagacagacggcAGGTTTGGCTCGGCAGTGACCGGggtaataaatacatataaatcaACTACTAACGGTTGCTTTTACTtaataaatactttttatAGACCAGTTTACCCATTTGCTTTAGGAGTAACTGGAAGTCGAGAAACTCGACTCTCTCTTATGTTTTGGCATAGTTTCCTGTAGCTTCCTTTTTTACAAAACCTAATTTTTGCGAATAAAACTCTTACTTTAATTAACGGCTTACCTCATTTAGAAGAGATCGATTTCTCTCTCTGAAGTGTGATTTTCGAATTGGGTACGTTCTTGGGATTCCAACCACGGAAGGATCACTTTCGGTGGAATCGTCTGATATAAACTCAATTGCTGGCATTTTAATGCGGGCAGCTCTATTACTTCCAAAAAATTTGCTTTTAAGTTCTTTATTGGTTTGAAACTCTGTATTACTGTAAGGAGAATTTCCAATGCGACGCGTTGTTGCTTTAAAACCTGATATATGGCcatttttattcattttactatttttaaaattttgctCATTTAGAATTGACTTCCGATTTACGTCACTATCTCGGTAACTATTTTCTTCGGGACTTCGATTTTCGTCCATTAATGGAGAATCCGATAAGCTACCGACTTGATGGTGATAATCTGAAATTAAGCTGTTTGTTTGGAATGtgttaataataaatttctatttattttgaaCCAAGGGCGTCGCCAGTCTATCAGCTAGGGGGGGAGCAGATAGTAGAATTCATATTCCAACACTGGAAACTCTTAGTAAAAGCACCTATCAAACAGCTTATGTATGAGAAGCATATCGAAAGAATTGAAGGCAGATTGACTAAGAGAATAAGAACAGTACATAGTGTAAATAAACAACGGGAAGTTACGTGATAGGCGGCAAATTATGGCATTTCTTGATCATTCCTTTAAGGTCCATGGGGGGTAGATGCCCCTCTCCCCTGCCCTACCCTGGTGACGCCCTTGTTTTGAACAGTGTACAAACTTTTTTCCGTTAGCAATTTCTTTAAGGGCAGCAGAACGCGCTGCCAACTCCTCATCTCGACGTTGCTCCGTTAATTCCTTGGCTCTCTCAGTCCAAATTAGCTCTTTAAGCTTTTGAAAGCTGCCTTGAATAGCAACTGAATTTTGACTTTCTTTTGGATTACTTCCAGTAATATTTGGGATTCCCATATACCGATTTTTGCTTGATCTACGAATTGAGGAAGAAGCTGCTGTTTGTGGTCGTATTTCAGCTCCATAATAACGAGAGGGACTTAAACTAGAAGCGCTTGATCCAAATTCACCCAATCTTCGATGGTGTTCAATTGGAACACGCTGCGGTGCATTTGGCTCTCGATTGAGGACACGGCCAAAAACAGGGGACCTGGCTCTTTCCCGTGCGCTCATCCGTAatcttaaaaaaatttaatgaaa is from Drosophila mauritiana strain mau12 chromosome 4, ASM438214v1, whole genome shotgun sequence and encodes:
- the LOC117146253 gene encoding uncharacterized protein LOC117146253 translates to MHCGRVLIKYLQLDILVILATIKLGNANYHGLRSRERNLSNSNGVKTEEASHIVNPGGVRTVGEVFVPKTFSLNSQEPTCEQLRAMWIFSKRQSRAAEITNEIPTYRDPFTYNVWEPLFLNSRMLGSLRMSARERARSPVFGRVLNREPNAPQRVPIEHHRRLGEFGSSASSLSPSRYYGAEIRPQTAASSSIRRSSKNRYMGIPNITGSNPKESQNSVAIQGSFQKLKELIWTERAKELTEQRRDEELAARSAALKEIANGKNLISDYHHQVGSLSDSPLMDENRSPEENSYRDSDVNRKSILNEQNFKNSKMNKNGHISGFKATTRRIGNSPYSNTEFQTNKELKSKFFGSNRAARIKMPAIEFISDDSTESDPSVVGIPRTYPIRKSHFRERNRSLLNEPQINGNFHRFLRGLPTWSSKMSIQEIESSSLLPKENFLGIQMGILEHQNNPKYDNYWKSLENNDQLKVLNEQKRADERFYEYDNY